The Candidatus Eremiobacterota bacterium genomic sequence TCGCGCGCCGCGCTCGAAAGCGAGTTCGCCCGCATCGGGATCACGATCCCGCAGTTCCTCGCCCTCGCGAACGTCGACGAGAACGACGACATCTCCAGCGCCGAGTTGGCGCGCAAAAGCTACTGCTCGCCGCAAGCGATGATCACGATCGTCGCGCGGCTCGAAGCCGCCGGGCTCGTCAGCCGCGCGCCTGCGGCCGGCGGAGGGCGTTCGCTCGTCATGCGGCTCACGCCGAAAGGTACCGAGCTGCTCCGCTCCGCCCGCGCGCACGCGTACGCCATCGAGCGCTTCATCTTGGACCGGCTCGGCAACGCGCAGTACCTTGCGTTGCTCGACGCGCTCGACCGCGTCACGGCCGCGCTCTCCGAAGGCGCGACCGTCACCAAGACGACGCCGTGGGACGCGTACCTCGAGAACGCTCCGGCCGTTCTGGAGCCCGAACGAACGCCGCAGCGCGCGCGCAAGCGCGCCTGAGCTTCAGCTCAGCAGCTTCTTCAAGAACGCGTCGTGCTTGTACGACGACGAGCCGCCGAACTTCACCACCACCGCATCCGCCGACGGAACGACGTACATCGCCTGTCCGCCGGAACCGCTCGCATAGACGACGTCCGGCGCCTGTGGCAGCGGGCTGAGCCACCAGCACAATCCGTAGCGCGGGTTCGCCGGCGAGCCGCTGAAGCAGCGGGCGAGTCCCTCCGGCGGGACGATCGTCTTCTTCTTCCACGCGCCGCAACCGCGCACGAGCAGGCCGAACTTCAGCCACTCGCGCGCGGCCAAGAACGCGCCGGTCGGAAGCGGCTGCGTTCCGTCCTTCAGCAAGCGCCACGAACCGGCGCGCAATCCGATCGGATCGAGGATGCGCTCGCGCAAGAACGCGTGCGGCGTGAGCGCGCGCGGCGCCAGCTTCTGCGCCAGCACCGCGCCGAAGACTTGGAGCGGAATCCCGCCGTAGGTGAACTTCTCGCCGGGCTCGTCTTTCAGCTCGACTGCCAGCGCTTTGGCGTACTCCGGAACCGCTGCGCCCAGCCCGCCGAAACCGATCCCGCTGGTGAGCTGCAGCAGCTGGCGCAGCGTCACGCGCGCCTTCGCGCCCTCCGCCCACGACGCGATCGTGCGCGCAACCGGCTCGTCCAGCTGGAGCAGCCCGTCGTGCTGCGCCGCGACCGCGAGCACGCCCCAAAAGCTTTTCGTCCCGCTGTAGAGCGCGTGTGGTTTCTCTTCATGGTAACCGCCGCCGTAGCGCTCGAGGACGATCTGCTCGCCGCGCTGCACGAGGAGCGCGTGCAACTGGTGCTTCTCCGCGTACGCGAGCGCCGCTTCGAGGTTCAGCGCGGCGGCGGGCTGGCGGCTCGTCAGAGCGGACGCCGCGGCAGCGAGCCGCTCGCCGGCACGGTCGTAAACGTGACGTTCTCCGTAACGACGACCGTCGAGGTCAACGTACCGAGATCCAGCTGGCCCGGCTGGCCCGGGAAGAATTCCGTCGGTCCGGGACAGCCGCCGAACTCCGAAACCGCGGCGACGCCCTCGACGGTGACGCCGGTGAGCGCTGCGAGCGCCTGCGCTTTGCGGCGTGCGTCGGCGATCGCCGCGGAGCGCGCGTCTTGCTCGTGCGGAGCACACGCGTCGCTCGGGACGGAAAACGTCACGCCCTCGAGCGTCGTGCCGGGATGCGCGAACATGTACGCGGCCGCCGCGCGCCCCAGGCTTTCGAGCTTCGCGCGCGAGACGTCGCGGACGGTCCCGCGCAACGTCGTCGACCCGTTGCCGTAGAGCTGCGAGCCCGTCGGACCGACCACGGGGTTCTCGACGCCCGCCGCGCGCAGCGCCGCGACCACCGCGG encodes the following:
- a CDS encoding MarR family transcriptional regulator, whose protein sequence is MADSSDALSRLEELSVSGHLLSKLKHAQAASRAALESEFARIGITIPQFLALANVDENDDISSAELARKSYCSPQAMITIVARLEAAGLVSRAPAAGGGRSLVMRLTPKGTELLRSARAHAYAIERFILDRLGNAQYLALLDALDRVTAALSEGATVTKTTPWDAYLENAPAVLEPERTPQRARKRA
- a CDS encoding SIMPL domain-containing protein (The SIMPL domain is named for its presence in mouse protein SIMPL (signalling molecule that associates with mouse pelle-like kinase). Bacterial member BP26, from Brucella, was shown to assemble into a channel-like structure, while YggE from E. coli has been associated with resistance to oxidative stress.), producing MLKRIAVLGLVLLPLAASAQVNVPRNGPGAPSATTGISVQGRGAVRFPVKDAQFVAQARGNADEAAVVAALRAAGVENPVVGPTGSQLYGNGSTTLRGTVRDVSRAKLESLGRAAAAYMFAHPGTTLEGVTFSVPSDACAPHEQDARSAAIADARRKAQALAALTGVTVEGVAAVSEFGGCPGPTEFFPGQPGQLDLGTLTSTVVVTENVTFTTVPASGSLPRRPL
- a CDS encoding serine hydrolase — encoded protein: MHALLVQRGEQIVLERYGGGYHEEKPHALYSGTKSFWGVLAVAAQHDGLLQLDEPVARTIASWAEGAKARVTLRQLLQLTSGIGFGGLGAAVPEYAKALAVELKDEPGEKFTYGGIPLQVFGAVLAQKLAPRALTPHAFLRERILDPIGLRAGSWRLLKDGTQPLPTGAFLAAREWLKFGLLVRGCGAWKKKTIVPPEGLARCFSGSPANPRYGLCWWLSPLPQAPDVVYASGSGGQAMYVVPSADAVVVKFGGSSSYKHDAFLKKLLS